One Halorientalis litorea DNA segment encodes these proteins:
- the katG gene encoding catalase/peroxidase HPI — protein sequence MSSDNTSPTPSGRRTNREWWPDRLSLAPLEQNARDAGPMDEDFDYAEEFQKLDLEAVKADIEDAITEPKDWWPADYSHYGPLMIRMAWHSAGTYRAYDGRGGAAGGRQRFAPISSWPDNANLDKARRLLWPVKQKYGRKLSWADLLILAGNVAVESMGFQTFGFAGGREDDFEPDEAVDWGPEKELETQERFAEAGGIQEGLGASVMGLIYVNPEGPDGQPDPMASAKNIRQTFSRMAMNDKQTAALIAGGHTFGKVHGADSTENAHGPDPEEAPIENMGLGWQDGETAAEEGVTTSGIEGPWTSSPTEWDMGYVDNLLEYEWEPETGPGGAWQWTPKKPEEVETAPDAQNPDEEVTPMMLTTDIALKRDPEYREIMETFQENPMEFGMAFAKAWYKLTHRDMGPPERFLGPEVPEETMVWQDPIPDADYTLVGDEEIDLLKEQILDSELSRTQLVKTAWASASTYRDSDKRGGANGARIRLEPQRSWEVNEPAELETVLETYEEIQAEFNESRSDGTRVSLADLIVLGGNAAVEQAAAEAGYDVEVPFEPGRTDATAEQTDVESFEALKPEVDGFRNYIEDDIDRPAEEVLIDEADLLDLTPDEMTALVGGMRALGATYQNSDLGVLTDQPGTLTNDFFVNLLDMGTEWQQSPESDHVYEGYDRETSELNWRGTRVDLIFGSHDELRAIAEVYASEDGEEQLIQDFVDAWRKVMQADRFDLE from the coding sequence ATGTCGAGCGACAATACGAGCCCAACCCCGAGCGGACGCCGAACGAACAGGGAGTGGTGGCCGGACCGCTTGAGTCTGGCCCCTCTCGAACAGAACGCCCGCGACGCCGGACCGATGGACGAGGACTTCGACTACGCCGAGGAGTTCCAGAAACTCGACCTCGAAGCGGTCAAAGCGGACATCGAAGACGCCATCACGGAGCCAAAGGACTGGTGGCCGGCCGACTACAGTCACTACGGCCCGCTGATGATTCGGATGGCGTGGCACAGTGCCGGTACGTACCGCGCGTACGACGGCCGCGGCGGCGCGGCCGGCGGCCGACAGCGGTTCGCCCCCATCAGTAGCTGGCCGGACAACGCCAACCTCGACAAGGCACGCCGTCTGCTCTGGCCGGTCAAACAGAAGTACGGCCGCAAGCTCTCGTGGGCCGACCTGCTGATTCTCGCAGGGAACGTCGCCGTCGAATCGATGGGGTTCCAGACGTTCGGCTTCGCCGGCGGGCGCGAAGACGACTTCGAACCGGACGAAGCCGTCGATTGGGGGCCCGAGAAGGAACTCGAAACTCAGGAACGTTTCGCTGAAGCCGGCGGGATTCAGGAGGGGCTCGGTGCCTCCGTGATGGGTCTCATCTACGTGAACCCCGAAGGTCCCGACGGCCAACCGGACCCGATGGCCTCGGCGAAGAACATCCGCCAGACCTTCTCCCGCATGGCGATGAACGACAAACAGACCGCCGCGCTCATCGCCGGCGGGCACACCTTCGGCAAGGTCCACGGTGCCGACAGCACGGAGAACGCGCACGGCCCCGACCCCGAGGAGGCTCCCATCGAGAACATGGGTCTCGGCTGGCAGGACGGGGAGACGGCCGCGGAGGAGGGCGTCACGACCAGCGGCATCGAGGGCCCGTGGACGTCCTCGCCGACCGAGTGGGACATGGGCTACGTCGACAACCTGCTCGAGTACGAGTGGGAACCTGAGACGGGTCCCGGCGGTGCCTGGCAGTGGACGCCAAAAAAACCCGAGGAAGTCGAGACGGCCCCGGACGCACAGAACCCCGACGAGGAAGTCACGCCGATGATGCTGACGACGGACATCGCGCTGAAGCGTGACCCGGAGTACCGCGAGATTATGGAAACCTTCCAAGAGAACCCCATGGAGTTCGGCATGGCCTTCGCGAAGGCCTGGTACAAGCTGACCCACCGCGACATGGGGCCGCCGGAGCGGTTCCTCGGCCCGGAGGTTCCCGAGGAGACGATGGTCTGGCAGGACCCGATTCCCGACGCCGACTACACGCTGGTCGGCGACGAGGAGATAGACCTGCTCAAAGAGCAGATTCTCGATTCGGAGCTGTCCCGTACGCAGTTGGTCAAGACCGCGTGGGCGTCGGCGTCGACCTACCGCGACAGCGACAAGCGCGGCGGTGCTAACGGTGCCCGCATCCGACTGGAGCCCCAGCGGAGCTGGGAAGTCAACGAACCTGCGGAGCTCGAGACGGTCCTCGAAACCTACGAAGAGATTCAGGCGGAGTTCAACGAGTCCCGTTCGGACGGGACGCGCGTCTCGCTCGCTGACCTCATCGTGCTGGGCGGGAACGCCGCCGTCGAACAAGCGGCCGCCGAGGCTGGCTACGACGTCGAGGTTCCCTTCGAACCGGGCCGAACGGACGCCACCGCGGAGCAGACCGATGTGGAGTCCTTCGAGGCACTCAAACCGGAGGTCGACGGGTTCCGCAACTACATCGAAGACGACATCGACAGACCGGCCGAGGAAGTGCTGATCGACGAGGCCGACTTGCTCGACCTGACGCCGGACGAGATGACGGCACTCGTCGGCGGGATGCGCGCACTGGGTGCGACTTACCAGAACTCCGACCTCGGTGTCTTGACCGACCAGCCGGGCACGCTGACGAACGACTTCTTCGTCAACCTGCTGGACATGGGCACGGAGTGGCAGCAGTCACCGGAGTCAGACCACGTCTACGAAGGGTACGACCGTGAGACGAGCGAACTGAACTGGCGCGGCACCCGTGTCGACCTCATCTTCGGGTCACACGACGAACTCCGGGCCATCGCAGAAGTCTACGCCTCCGAGGACGGCGAAGAGCAGTTGATCCAAGACTTCGTGGACGCGTGGCGCAAGGTGATGCAGGCCGACCGGTTCGACCTCGAGTAG